In Macadamia integrifolia cultivar HAES 741 unplaced genomic scaffold, SCU_Mint_v3 scaffold890, whole genome shotgun sequence, one DNA window encodes the following:
- the LOC122070336 gene encoding transcription factor MYB93, translated as MGRSPCCDENGLKKGPWTPEEDQMLVDYIQRHGHGSWRALPKLAGLNRCGKSCRLRWTNYLRPDIKRGKFSQEEEQTILNLHSILGNKWSAIATHLPGRTDNEIKNFWNTHLKKKLIQMGFDPMTHRPRTDLFSSLPQLIALANLRELIEHHPWEEQAVRLQAEAAQLAKLQYFQYLLQTSSPMTSLNSVTDMEALNLLNSISSIKEDPILSSVHNPSLGIGSTQVVQDSIPFSHLPDLKVPCNFQTSLNNSEMGQSSSFTLASQGEDTPQSPWLPSSSPSPPPPPPPPPAPPLMVTETSISNPGDACSTSSYGGASASFWPELLLEEPFFQEIS; from the exons ATGGGTAGGTCACCTTGTTGCGACGAGAATGGCCTCAAGAAAGGCCCCTggacaccagaggaagaccagATGCTTGTTGATTACATTCAAAGACATGGTCATGGAAGCTGGAGAGCTCTTCCTAAACTTGCAG GTCTTAACAGATGTGGAAAGAGCTGTAGATTAAGATGGACAAATTACTTGAGGCCTGACATTAAGAGAGGAAAATTTtcccaagaagaagaacaaacaaTTCTGAATCTCCATTCCATCCTTGGAAACAA GTGGTCGGCGATAGCGACGCATCTCCCGGGCCGGACTGATAATGAGATCAAGAATTTCTGGAACACCCACCTGAAGAAGAAGCTGATCCAGATGGGTTTTGATCCAATGACCCACAGGCCTCGAACTGACCTCTTCTCGAGTTTGCCTCAACTGATAGCTTTGGCTAATCTTAGGGAGCTTATTGAACACCATCCATGGGAAGAACAAGCTGTGAGATTACAAGCAGAAGCAGCTCAGTTGGCTAAGCTTCAATATTTTCAGTATCTCCTTCAAACCTCTTCCCCCATGACTAGCCTGAACAGTGTTACAGACATGGAGGCTCTCAATCTACTGAACTCAAtttcttcaatcaaagaagaccCAATTTTGAGTTCAGTCCATAACCCTTCTCTTGGAATTGGTAGCACTCAAGTAGTCCAAGATTCCATCCCATTCTCTCATTTACCAGACTTAAAGGTGCCTTGCAATTTTCAAACGTCTTTGAATAATAGTGAGATGGGCCAAAGTTCTAGCTTTACATTGGCTAGCCAAGGAGAGGACACGCCTCAATCTCCAtggcttccttcatcatctCCGTCTCCTCCGCCGccgcctcctcctcctcctgctcCGCCTCTAATGGTAACTGAGACTTCAATCAGCAATCCAGGAGACGCATGTAGTACTTCTAGCTATGGAGGCGCTTCTGCTTCATTTTGGCCTGAATTACTCCTTGAAGAGCCTTTTTTCCAGGAGATTTCATAG
- the LOC122070331 gene encoding tubulin-folding cofactor C — translation MEMEEDQSKSRPEEISDESMAPISQKKHAAMIERLTNLHQSRLQESISRKIDNSSPLESTKSFLDRFSEAKRSIQDELERCRLVSDPESKARLKSDLEKVSISIAELEKLVSEKSYFLPSYEIRSSLKTISELKESLENANSKLLPKKKFAFKNKAAKRDPNNATSTAEDRASETILPEKLNIQIRDSPGFKNREDAVLVKHFGSSEEGDFTLSDLKCCEVRLTSSLRALFIHRLRSCRVFVGPVLGSILIEEVEDCLFMLASHQIRIHHARNTDFYLRVRSRPIIEDSSSVRFAPYHLSYEGLDKDLQDSGLAGDSGNWGNVDDFRWLRAVQSPNWSILPEDERVSIVNISSAETCSEDS, via the coding sequence ATGGAAATGGAAGAAGatcaatcaaaatcaaggcCTGAAGAGATCTCCGACGAATCCATGGCTCCAATCTCCCAGAAGAAACACGCAGCAATGATTGAGCGTCTCACCAATCTTCATCAATCCCGTCTCCAGGAGTCCATTTCTCGTAAGATCGATAACTCTTCTCCTCTTGAATCCACTAAATCCTTCTTAGATCGCTTCTCAGAAGCCAAACGATCCATCCAGGACGAGCTGGAGCGTTGTCGTCTTGTTTCCGACCCAGAGTCTAAGGCTCGCCTGAAATCGGATCTGGAGAAGGTGTCCATTTCCATTGCCGAGCTCGAGAAACTTGTCTCTGAGAAATCCTATTTCTTGCCTTCTTATGAGATTCGTTCGTCTCTTAAAACAATTTCTGAGctgaaagaaagcctagaaaaTGCGAATTCTAAGTTGTTGCCCAAAAAGAAGTTTGCTTTCAAGAATAAGGCGGCAAAGAGAGATCCGAACAATGCCACTTCCACAGCTGAAGATAGGGCTTCTGAGACGATTTTACCTGAAAAATTGAATATTCAAATTAGGGATTCTCCTGGTTTTAAGAACAGGGAAGATGCGGTTTTAGTCAAGCATTTTGGGAGTTCGGAAGAAGGAGACTTCACTCTTTCTGATCTTAAATGCTGTGAAGTTCGTCTCACGAGCAGCTTGAGAGCACTCTTCATTCATCGACTGAGGAGTTGTCGCGTTTTTGTTGGACCTGTTCTGGGTTCGATTCTCATCGAGGAAGTTGAGGATTGCTTATTTATGCTGGCTTCTCATCAAATAAGGATTCACCATGCCAGGAATACGGATTTTTATCTTCGTGTTCGTAGTAGGCCGATAATTGAGGATAGCAGCAGTGTGAGATTTGCACCATACCATCTGTCTTATGAAGGGCTTGATAAGGACCTTCAAGATTCTGGTCTTGCTGGTGACTCTGGTAATTGGGGGAATGTGGATGACTTCAGATGGTTGCGAGCTGTGCAGTCCCCAAACTGGTCCATTTTACCGGAGGATGAGCGAGTTAGCATTGTAAATATATCAAGTGCAGAGACCTGTAGTGAAGATAGCTAG